A region of Deltaproteobacteria bacterium DNA encodes the following proteins:
- a CDS encoding PhzF family phenazine biosynthesis protein, whose amino-acid sequence MSIEIFQVDAFAEKPFTGNPAAVCILERPADPVWMQKLAAEMNLSETAFLSPRGGGFNLRWFTPTTEVELCGHATLAAAHVLWESGCLEPDKRAEFYTESGVLTASKTGKLIELDFPSEPETEIRTLPLLEEALGIDARYVGKNRFDYLMEAGSEEIVRKLDPDFNLLREIPARGVIVTSVSGSPEYDIVSRFFAPASGIDEDPVTGSAHCCLGPYWMKKLGKKEFTAFQASPRGGVVHVRVNGGRVVLGGKAVIVFKGVVLA is encoded by the coding sequence GTGTCAATAGAAATATTTCAGGTAGATGCGTTTGCGGAAAAGCCTTTCACGGGAAACCCGGCAGCGGTATGCATATTGGAGCGGCCAGCGGATCCTGTCTGGATGCAGAAATTAGCCGCCGAGATGAACCTGTCCGAGACCGCGTTTCTGAGTCCCCGGGGCGGCGGCTTTAATCTCAGATGGTTTACTCCGACAACGGAGGTGGAATTATGCGGTCACGCTACGCTGGCTGCGGCTCATGTGCTGTGGGAATCGGGCTGCCTCGAACCTGATAAGAGAGCGGAATTTTACACTGAGAGCGGCGTTTTGACGGCTTCTAAAACGGGAAAGCTTATAGAGCTTGATTTCCCCTCCGAGCCTGAAACTGAAATCAGGACACTCCCGCTTCTTGAAGAAGCTCTCGGTATCGATGCGAGATATGTGGGGAAGAACCGGTTCGATTACCTTATGGAGGCCGGGTCGGAGGAGATTGTGAGGAAGCTCGATCCCGACTTTAATCTACTAAGGGAGATTCCGGCGAGAGGCGTGATCGTAACCAGCGTCTCGGGTTCACCTGAATACGATATCGTCTCGCGTTTTTTCGCTCCCGCGTCCGGCATCGACGAGGACCCCGTTACGGGCTCCGCACACTGCTGTCTCGGGCCGTACTGGATGAAGAAGCTCGGGAAAAAAGAATTTACCGCTTTTCAGGCGTCTCCTCGCGGCGGGGTGGTTCACGTCCGGGTAAACGGCGGGAGGGTTGTCCTCGGAGGGAAGGCGGTTATTGTGTTCAAGGGTGTTGTGCTTGCGTGA
- a CDS encoding GIY-YIG nuclease family protein, giving the protein MSIIVSMNQKYYFVYIMMNKNNTVLYTGITNDLKRKVYEHKEKIVEGFTKKYNVSKLVYYEVFENISSAISREKDRVDRKH; this is encoded by the coding sequence TTGTCTATAATTGTATCGATGAATCAAAAATATTACTTCGTTTATATAATGATGAATAAAAACAATACAGTGCTTTACACAGGAATTACGAATGACTTGAAAAGAAAGGTTTATGAGCATAAAGAAAAAATAGTCGAGGGTTTTACAAAAAAATACAATGTTTCCAAGTTAGTTTATTACGAGGTTTTTGAAAATATCTCTAGTGCAATCAGCAGGGAAAAAGATAGAGTTGATAGAAAGCATTAA